The following coding sequences lie in one Apium graveolens cultivar Ventura chromosome 3, ASM990537v1, whole genome shotgun sequence genomic window:
- the LOC141710517 gene encoding uncharacterized protein LOC141710517, with product MASQTRKEKISTSTLIEQPCANPRCFFCILKEPKSSVRRTGIGRCFEEMQLTDNEDHVLVLSALWNIAMTHPNDPEFPSLGIFKCMASLISRGISDVAWLLAGQNIYIPYYAAHIIGSYTMNKVEFAEKAVESGVITPLMQLMSGKMTWVEQRVAVRALGHLASYDKTFEAVAEHEEQIIKMAISLATTCLGSVFDMFVGVKDENTRLNYHCDLLTRGIGGVELQNRKAEEWASQIQCWSIHLLNCFAIKERSIDIICDQDFLEKLCEMWGGLVNYTSPAGVGLIRVLCYTKTGRTRVAESTKVIKNLCNLSRSSDDWQYIGVDCLLSLLKDPETRYMVIEIAIFFLIDLVELGTIRERPNVGETITRTLLRDFKNNKSKIKIDRVQKALQEIWVLKVDKRMKEKFMSSEKTEELKVMVSLIKQQGNHSFVLGNIEEAAMKYTEALKICPLKFRKERTVLYSNRAQCHLLLGDSDSTISDTTRALCLSNPPNSHPKSLWRRSQAYDMKGMALESLMDCLMFVNSCYTKPTKDVKIPYYAMRMISKQMDATCLFAASRAKLMNKYVPRTHESGDSTECIHDNGVKGKIIENKAFMSSLSTILEEPFMSGSTSRRKLERDRRRNKSALSF from the exons ATGGCCTCTCAAACTAGAAAAGAAAAGATTTCTACCTCCACCTTGATTGAGCAACCTTGTGCGAATCCTCGTTGCTTCTTTTGCATCCTAAAGGAACCAAAATCATCTGTCAGGAGAACAGGGATTGGAAGATGCTTTGAAGAAATGCAACTAACTGATAATGAAGATCATGTTCTTGTGCTAAGTGCTCTGTGGAACATTGCAATGACTCATCCTAATGATCCGGAGTTTCCATCTCTTGGTATATTTAAGTGCATGGCCAGTTTAATATCCAGAGGCATCAGTGATGTAGCTTGGCTTCTCGCTGGTCAAAATATATACATACCATACTATGCAGCTCATATCATTGGTTCTTATACCATGAATAaggttgagtttgctgagaaaGCTGTCGAATCAGGGGTGATCACCCCATTGATGCAGCTTATGAGTGGAAAAATGACATGGGTTGAACAAAGGGTTGCAGTTAGAGCCCTTGGACACCTTGCAAGTTATGACAAAACCTTTGAAGCTGTTGCAGAACATGAAGAACAGATAATAAAGATGGCCATCAGTTTAGCTACCACATGCCtaggttcagtgtttgatatgtTTGTCGGAGTAAAGGATGAGAATACGAGGTTAAACTATCACTGTGACTTACTAACAAGAGGCATTGGAGGAGTAGAGCTGCAGAATAGGAAGGCTGAGGAATGGGCTAGCCAGATCCAGTGCTGGTCTATACATCTCTTAAACTGCTTTGCTATCAAAGAGAGGTCTATCGATATCATTTGTGATCAAGATTTCCTGGAAAAGTTGTGTGAAATGTGGGGTGGCTTGGTAAATTACACATCACCAGCAGGGGTAGGACTTATTAGAGTTTTATGTTACACAAAAACTGGAAGAACACGAGTCGCAGAGTCTACAAAAGTCATTAAGAATCTCTGTAATCTCTCAAGATCTTCAGATGATTGGCAATACATAGGAGTTGATTGTTTACTTTCACTTCTCAAAGATCCAGAAACAAGGTACATGGTCATTGAAATTGCCATATTTTTTCTGATTGATCTGGTTGAACTCGGAACTATCAGAGAAAGACCAAATGTTGGGGAGACCATCACAAGAACACTTCTTCGCGATTTCAAGAACAACAAGTCTAAGATCAAGATTGACCGAGTACAGAAAGCTTTGCAAGAGATATGGGTTCTGAAGGTTGACAAAAGGATGAAGGAAAAGTTTATGTCGAGTGAAAAAACTGAAGAATTAAAGGTTATGGTAAGCTTGATAAAACAACAAGGCAATCATAGTTTTGTATTGGGAAATATTGAAGAAGCAGCTATGAAGTATACAGAGGCTTTAAAGATATGTCCACTAAAATTTAGAAAAGAAAGAACCGTTCTTTATAGTAACAGAGCTCAGTGTCATTTATTACTCGGTGACAGTGATTCTACCATTAGTGACACAACCCGAGCTCTATGCCTATCAAACCCTCCAAACTCCCATCCGAAAAGCCTATGGAGAAGATCACAAGCCTATGATATGAAAGGCATGGCCCTGGAGAGCTTAATGGACTGCCTCATGTTTGTAAATTCCTGCTACACTAAACCAACAAAGGATGTAAAAATTCCATATTATGCAATGCGTATGATCAGCAAGCAGATGGATGCCACTTGCCTTTTTGCAGCTTCACGGGCAAAGTTGATGAACAAGTATGTACCCAGAACTCATGAATCTGGTGACAGCACAGAATGCATACATGATAATGGAGTGAAGGGAAAGATAATTGAAAACAAGGCTTTCATGTCAA GTCTGTCCACTATCTTAGAAGAACCTTTCATGAGTGGGAGTACAAGTAGAAGAAAGTTGGAAAGAGATAGAAGAAGGAATAAATCTGCCTTGTCTTTCTAA